A stretch of Pyrenophora tritici-repentis strain M4 chromosome 7, whole genome shotgun sequence DNA encodes these proteins:
- a CDS encoding Phox proteiny (PX) domain protein, which translates to MWDDEDNNPYGSFARHDSTDIPGIASPAALPYRPATPPSEAASSPAESPEYVSQRDMSDVDYNEDRGDSKAPKKGGYDARVEQWLYEHPDQLVLITSAGKDGVNYIQYTINCGGLEVKRRYSEFASLRTELVRLHPTLIVPPIPEKHTMADYAAKPTKAKEDAGIIELRKRMLAVFLNRCRKMKDILEDGVFWRFLDPYTSWADVLNSPPISNIPKQILKAPPLDTANPSQAHSYLPVPSSSAKLKSGGATSSSGTPVSPANNAAMPSAAAHTTPGPAIFGRFPPETRDMSEEELDPYFVSFENSSKDLEHLLQGPMEKVNRRLLMHLGNWGEDMADLGARFNAFSLSEQTQTLAAAIEKTGQAVDSTYIATTELSSSLSASFSEPMRESAQFAGVVRSVLRYRVLKRIQEDMTKDELEKKRNLLESLERSEAESKRLEQHLSGVSQMPPPRNRSASNSSQRSSTESDGRQDEDRASIDSDFPPTHGETPSSAQGAPSNHSPPSTLHKKTASGNFVTNKLFGSITHAFRGMADVDPEKTRRDQIGKTRDSMVQLEQALTVAEKDTKDASSGVLKDLRRFQNEKEDDLRRYMMEFAQCHIDWAKRNKAAWEEAKTEVENIVAQPTEEYPGRPEDFDARD; encoded by the exons ATGTGGGACGACGAAGACAACAATCCATAtggctcctttgcccgcCATGATTCCACCGACATACCCGGTATAGCCTCACCGGCTGCCC TTCCATACCGTCCCGCGACTCCGCCGTCGGAGGCAGCATCTTCCCCCGCAGAGTCGCCAGAATATGTCTCCCAGCGGGACATGAGTGACGTCGACTACAACGAAGACAGAGGTGATTCCAAGGCGCCAAAAAAGGGTGGTTACGATGCGCGCGTAGAGCAATGGCTATACGAGCACCCTGACCAACTGGTGTTGATTACGAGCGCGGGCAAGGATGGCGTCAACTACATACAGTACACTATCAATTGTGGT GGTCTAGAAGTAAAGCGCCGATACTCCGAGTTCGCTTCGTTGCGTACCGAACTGGTCAGATTGCACCCAACCCTAATTGTTCCTCCCATACCCGAGAAGCACACTATGGCCGACTACGCGGCGAAGCCCACAAAGGCAAAAGAAGATGCTGGTATTATTGAGTTGCGGAAGCGCATGTTGGCCGTATTCTTGAATCGGTGCCGGAAGATGAAGGACATATTAGAAGACGGTGTATTCTGGAGGTTCCTTGACCCATATACAAGTTGG GCCGACGTACTCAACAGCCCACCCATCTCCAACATTCCCAAGCAAATCCTCAAGGCGCCCCCGCTCGATACTGCAAACCCTTCACAAGCACACAGCTACCTTCCGGTGCCTTCCTCTTCGGCAAAACTCAAGTCTGGCGGCGCCACGTCTAGTTCAGGCACACCAGTGTCACCAGCGAACAATGCCGCAATGCCTTCCGCAGCGGCGCACACGACACCAGGCCCCGCAATCTTTGGTCGCTTTCCGCCCGAGACGCGTGACATGTCAGAGGAAGAGCTAGACCCATACTTTGTCAGTTTTGAGAACTCGTCCAAAGACCTGGAGCACCTACTACAAGGCCCTATGGAGAAGGTTAATAGGCGGTTATTGATGCATCTCGGGAACTGGGGAGAGGACATGGCAGATCTGGGTGCTCGTTTCAACGCCTTTTCGCTATCAGAACAGACACAGACACTTGCTGCTGCCATAGAAAAGACCGGGCAAGCCGTCGATTCCACGTACATTGCGACTACCGAACTATCTTCCTCGCTCAGCGCAAGCTTCTCCGAACCTATGCGCGAGAGTGCACAATTCGCCGGCGTCGTACGGTCCGTCCTCAGATACCGGGTTCTAAAACGCATACAAGAAGACATGACAAAGGACGAACTGGAGAAGAAGCGCAACCTCCTCGAGTCCCTTGAACGTAGCGAAGCGGAATCAAAGCGTCTGGAACAGCATCTCAGCGGCGTGAGCCAGATGCCTCCTCCGCGGAATCGCTCAGCGTCAAACAGCTCACAGCGCAGTAGTACAGAGTCAGACGGACGACAAGACGAGGACAGGGCATCAATTGATTCAGACTTCCCACCCACACATGGCGAAACCCCGTCAAGCGCTCAAGGTGCGCCTAGTAATCATTCGCCACCTAGTACACTGCATAAGAAGACGGCGAGTGGGAACTTTGTCACGAATAAGCTTTTTGGGTCCATTACGCACGCTTTCAGGGGTATGGCGGATGTTGATCCTGAGAAGACGCGGAGGGATCAGATTGGCAAAACCAGAGACAGTATGGTACAG CTTGAACAAGCATTAACCGTGGCGGAGAAGGACACAAAGGACGCGAGTTCGGGTGTGCTAAAAGACTTGCGGAGATTCCAAAACGAAAAGGAAGATGACCTGCGGCGGTACATG ATGGAGTTCGCACAGTGTCACATTGACTGGGCAAAACGGAACAAGGCGGCTTGGGAAGAAGCAAAAACCGAAGTGGAAAATATTGTTGCTCAGCCTACGGAAGAATACCCGGGGAGGCCCGAAGACTTTGACGCGAGGGATTGA
- a CDS encoding divalent heavy-metal cations transporter — MVLDNDTRGWIMTAVSGIACTFGGEKPIPLVPAIDWAKGRLSSIICVDVVVRLFPGKKNFKIENSNAFLSTGLSLSFGVMIFSSLYSMLPSAKNYLIKADMTPRNAILAMIGCFLLGALGIYVLSGILHKYIPHSVVDCNDEHGDEEHGEVGNEHTHAHQPMLEHQHSLPQAEHHHEHPSYGTNSETAASATPSRRPSFHQTISSKMTQLVTRAEKPCDNDDSQCYGDLCEIRPARLQSRKSLASLNAATPSGMSRSQTLHVPTDRRVSALEDVDESSPLIPSKSVPATLDTSPTDESAVANGHAHASGRQKHSRSSSASSFASSSHSHSHHHHGLEASQHHHHVPTNVFLSLGLQTSTAIALHKIPEGFITYATNHANPTLGFSIFLALFIHNITEGFALALPLYLAINSRWKAMLISAVLGGVSQPLGAAVAALWFKVQGKERQEEGGMDVVYGCMFAATAGIMTMVSLQLLGESLELTTSRKLCFISAFAGMGILGLSSALTA; from the exons ATGGTTCTCGATAATGATACGCGCGGGTGGATTATGACGGCGGTCAGCGGCATAG CATGCACGTTTGGAGGTGAGAAACCGATCCCGCTGGTACCGGCGATCGACTGGGCCAAGGGACGTCTCT CATCAATAATATGTGTCGACGTTGTTGTTCGCTTGTTCCCCGGGAAGAAGAACTTCAAGATTGAGAACAGTAATGCGTTCTTGTCAACGGGCCTAAGTCTGTCTTTTGGTGTCATG ATATTCTCATCGCTGTACAGTATGCTGCCATCTGCAAAGAACTATCTGATAAAAGCCGACATGACACCGAGGAATGCAATACTAGCCATGATTGGATGCTTTCTGCTTGGTGCTCTCGGCATCTATGTCCTATCGGGTATACTGCACAAGTACATTCCGCATTCAGTTGTGGACTGCAATGACGAGCATGGCGATGAAGAGCACGGAGAAGTTGGAAATGAGCACACGCACGCCCATCAACCCATGTTAGAGCACCAACATTCACTGCCGCAAGCTGAACATCATCACGAGCACCCCTCGTACGGTACAAATAGCGAAACCGCCGCATCTGCTACCCCTTCCCGCAGACCCTCATTTCATCAAACCATCTCATCCAAAATGACCCAACTTGTGACTCGGGCTGAAAAGCCATGCGACAACGATGACAGCCAATGCTATGGAGACCTATGCGAGATTCGCCCTGCACGCTTGCAAAGCCGGAAATCCCTCGCCAGCCTCAACGCAGCTACACCTTCCGGTATGAGTAGAAGTCAGACACTTCACGTGCCCACCGATCGTCGTGTATCCGCACTAGAGGACGTAGACGAATCCTCGCCCTTGATTCCTTCCAAGTCCGTCCCTGCAACCTTGGATACTTCTCCCACAGACGAATCCGCTGTTGCAAACGGCCATGCACATGCGAGTGGAAGACAGAAACATAGTCGTAGCTCTTCAGCCTCTTCTTTCGCATCATCGTCTCACTCGCACTCGCACCATCATCACGGCCTCGAAGCCTCgcaacaccaccaccatgTTCCAACAAATGTATTCCTCTCGCTTGGTCTCCAAACTAGCACCGCCATCGCGCTGCACAAGATTCCCGAAGGATTCATTACATATGCTACCAACCACGCAAACCCCACGCTTGGCTTCTCCATCTTCCTCGCTCTCTTCATTCATAACATCACCGAGGGCTTTGCACTCGCTCTACCCCTCTATCTAGCCATCAACTCCCGTTGGAAAGCTATGCTCATCTCAGCGGTTCTCGGTGGCGTGAGTCAGCCACTGGGCGCAGCCGTTGCCGCATTGTGGTTCAAGGTACAGGGTAAGGAAAGACAGGAGGAGGGTGGTATGGATGTGGTGTATGGATGCATGTTTGCGGCGACGGCAGGTATTATGACAATGGTCAGCTTGCAGTTGCTGGGCGAGAGTCTGGAATTGACCACGAGTCGGAAGTTGTGCTTTATTTCGGCGTTTGCAGGCATGGGCATATTGGGTTTGAGTAGTGCGCTTACGGCATAG